The Moorena producens PAL-8-15-08-1 genomic interval CTTAGTTTGCATCGATGGTCTAATTCCTCTGGGTGCTGACTTCATCTCTAAAGTCCGAAATAGCCTGGATGAAGGAGGGGAGTCCGCTCTAGAAGATAATCCTGCCTTTGCAGCTCTGAGTGACTCAATTCCTGAATCCGATAAACAGGGATTTATCACTAACACCTTTGATGCAGTTGGTGACTGGATGCATGATTTAATTTCCTCGACTGGGTTAAGCCCGGAGTCACTGTTTGAGCGTCTGGGTGGCTTCATAGAACTTGCTGATGACAAGTTAGACTATGTAGCGGCATTTCTAGACGCTAGTACCAATTGTTATGAGCATACTGGGATTCAAACTGTTGCTCGTCATCTGATTGAGCGGGCAGCTAAAGAGATTTGAGGTAAGCTATCAGCAATCAGCTATCAGCAATCAGCAATCAGCTATCAGCTATCAGCTATCAGCTCTCAGCTCTCAGCTTTTGAATAAGCGATGCAGCAAGGGAACAGGGGAGGCAGCGCCGTCTTGGGGGTTCCCACGGGGCTGGAGAGCGATGCAGCAAGGGAACAGGGGAGCCAGTGCGGTCTTGGGGGGAACCCCCAAGACCGCACTGGCGTGGTTTCCCCCACTCGCGCTTTGCATGGCTGACAGGTGCGGACGCAGGTTCCGCACACAGACCCATGCGCCATGAGCGACTGCCGTGGTTTCCCCCACTCGCGCTTTGCATGGCTGACAACAAGTAAGCATTGGAATAATCCTGACTGAAGTCCCAGCGTCGTTCGCACAGCGTGAGCCTTTAGCTCACGGCTGATAGCTGACGGCAGCTCAAGCAGCGTGCGCGTAGCGCATATGCTTACATTTAGGGCACCTTTAAATTATCCCAAATTAGGTTTTTTTTAAGCTGACTGCTGACTGCTGACCGCTTACAATTTTGGCCATTGGGATCAGTAATGGGGAATTATTAATATGACCAGGATTCCCCATTAACTGAGTCTCCATTATCGATGTATAAAGATTATTTTTTAATTTATTTTTTCCTCTTTTTGTGGTGTCTAAAGTTTTTTTTACGGGTTAAATTCAAACGTTTAATCATCCTATCGACTGTGGAATGACCAATTAACACACCCGTTTCTTCGGCTAACCAAATCCGGAGTTCATCTAAGGTAGCATCATTGTTTTTGATGACCAGATCTCGGAGAATATTTAATTGCTCTGGGGTAAGTTTTATCGGAGTTTGTTTAGTGCGAACTTTGGGAGCAATATTTCCGGTTTCTCGATACTGTTTGAGTAATTTTTGAACAAAGCTTAAGGCAACATTAAACTGTTTAGCCAGCTTACGTTGAGAGATATTGCCTTGATTATAAGCATCAATAATTTTTTGTCTAAGATCAACAGAGTAGGCTTTCATGGTTCTTGAGGAGAATTATCTGAGCTATCCTCATTGTACCTGACTAGCGTGGGTATTAGCTAGAGCCTATGGGAAAACCTTGGAACCTGGAAAACTGAGAGCCGTCAGCTGACAGCTGTAGCTTATTTTATTCAAAAGCTGTTCGGTGTAGCAAGCACAATGGGGATAAACTATTCCCATAGCGTTGTCACAGCCTTTGGCTGATACCTGATAGCAGATCAAGAAGCGTGGGCGTAGCGCACACTTCTTGATCTGCTTATGGGCTATGGGTAAGCTACACTATGCTGACGCCTGAAGCTGACGGCTGAATACTGACGGCTGAATGCTGACGTTGTAAAGTAATGTAAAAATATTTAGCTGTCCGGCAAAAGAAGCCCCACATCTCAATGCTACGCCATGAGTGTGGGAACGAAGTTACCGCAAGAATAAGGCAGCCTTTATGGTTGGTCGGTTATGGGTAAAAGGGTTCAAACTTTGAGGCGCGACCCATGGCGAATTTAATTCGCCATGGGTCGCGAAAGCGCGCCTCCATGATTAAGGCTGCCTTAATAAACAGGTTTCATCTCCGGGATGAATTTTGCACAGGGTATGCACGGATCAAAGGATAGAGCTATCAAGCTTCTGAGTAATTCGGATGGAGTCATTCCTCTGGGATTGACCGTAGGTAACGCGGGGCGCGTTCGGCCTCCTGTTTCAATTGCTGTTTCTCAAAACTAGTCAACCTGATTACAAATCTTTGATATTTCATTTTTTGCTTAACACCTGTTACAACAGATGTTATCTTAATGATAGGTCGAGAAATAGGAGATGACAACAGTGAGATCAGTGTACCAGTATCGGTTGAGATTAACTAAGTCACAGGAAGCGGAAATAGAGAAATGGCTTGATCTGCTGCGCCATCAATACAACTATTTGCTTGCTGACAGATTTAACTGGTACGAACAGAATCGTTGCTCCGTTAACTCCTGTCCCCTAGTCTGTTATTTACCAGAATTAAGAAACAATCCTGACTATTTTTCCCAAAAGAAAACTCTACCTCAGCTAAAGAAAGACAGACCTTGGTATGGGGCGGTTCAGTCTCAAGTCCTACAAGACTGTGTCAAAAGAGTAGATTTAGCTTTTAAAGGATTCCTGAAGGGTGACAGTAACGGTAAAAAGAGTGGTAGACCAAGGTTCAAAGGAAAGAATAGATATCGTTCCTTTACTTTTACCTCTCTTTCTAAAACTCCTATAAATGGCAATATCTTGACTCTTCCTAAATTTGGAAAAGTTAAGATGATTTACCACAGACCTATCCCCGAAGGTTTCAAAATTAAAACAGCTACTATAACCCGAAAAGCTGATGGTTATTACGTTACGCTATCAATCCAAGATGATACCGTTCCGGACATCATGCTAGTAGATAGCGTCACTAATCCCATTGGGATAGACATGGGCCTTAAGTCGTTCCTGATCAAATCCGATGGTACAGAGGTGCCAATTCCCCAGTACTATCGGAAAGCCCAAAAGCGACTCAAGAAAATCCACAAAGCTGTTAGCAGGTCTAAGAAAGGTAGTAACAACAGAAAAAAAGCTGTCACCAAACTGGGAAAGGCTCACAAAAAGGTTGCTGACACGAGAAAAGATTTTCATTTCAAAACAGCCAAGGAACTACTGAATAGCCACGACCTAGTAGCCCACGAGAAACTCAATATCAAAGGTCTGGCAAAAACAAAAATGGCTAAGTCAGTTTTAGATGCTGGGTGGGGTGTGCGATTCGTTGGTTAGAAACCATACCTAATAAAGGTCTGGGGGATTAACCACAAGGACTAATGAGCCTTGATAACTTGATAACCATGTTGGTGAAATACCAACCCTCGTGAAATCCGAGTGACAGCCTTACCCCTGCCCACTGAGTAATAACAAACTAAGCGGGTAAAGCGGGGTCGAACAGTGAA includes:
- a CDS encoding helix-turn-helix domain-containing protein, translating into MKAYSVDLRQKIIDAYNQGNISQRKLAKQFNVALSFVQKLLKQYRETGNIAPKVRTKQTPIKLTPEQLNILRDLVIKNNDATLDELRIWLAEETGVLIGHSTVDRMIKRLNLTRKKNFRHHKKRKK